The following coding sequences lie in one Rhinolophus ferrumequinum isolate MPI-CBG mRhiFer1 chromosome 16, mRhiFer1_v1.p, whole genome shotgun sequence genomic window:
- the PRDX3 gene encoding thioredoxin-dependent peroxide reductase, mitochondrial: MAAAAGRLLRASVARHVSAIPWGVSGSAALRPAASRRTCLTNVLWAGASQAKSAFSTSSSYHAPAVTQHAPYFKGTAVVKGEFKELSLDDFKGKYLVLFFYPLDFTFVCPTEIIAFSDKANEFHDVNCEVVGVSVDSHFTHLAWVNTPRKSGGLGHMNIALLSDLTKQISRDYGVLLEGPGLALRGLFIIDPNGVIKHLSVNDLPVGRSVEETLRLVKAFQFVEVHGEVCPANWTPDSPTIKPHPTASKEYFEKVNQ; encoded by the exons ATGGCGGCTGCGGCGGGAAGGTTGCTCCGTGCTTCG GTTGCCCGACATGTGAGCGCCATTCCTTGGGGCGTCTCTGGGTCTGCAGCCCTTAGACCTGCTGCTTCTCGAAGAACGTGCTTGACAAATGTATTGTGGGCTGGTGCCAGTCAAGCAAAATCTGCCTTTAGCACCA GTTCCTCATACCATGCTCCTGCTGTCACCCAGCACGCACCCTATTTTAAGGGTACAGCCGTTGTCAAAGGAGAGTTCAAAGAACTAAGCCTTGATGACTTTAAGGGGAAATATTTGGTGCTCTTCTTCTATCCTTTGGACTT CACCTTTGTGTGTCCTACAGAAATTATCGCTTTTAGTGACAAAGCCAATGAATTTCATGACGTGAATTGTGAAGTTGTTGGAGTGTCCGTGGATTCCCACTTCACCCATCTGGCCTGGGTAAACACTCCGAGGAAG AGTGGTGGTTTGGGCCACATGAACATCGCACTCTTGTCAGATTTGACTAAACAGATTTCCCGAGACTACGGTGTGCTGTTAGAAGGTCCTGGTCTTGCACTGAG AGGCCTCTTCATAATTGACCCCAATGGGGTCATCAAGCATTTGAGTGTGAATGATCTCCCTGTGGGCCGAAGTGTGGAGGAGACCCTCCGCCTGGTTAAGGCGTTCCAGTTCGTGGAAGTCCACGGAGAAGTCTGCCCGGCAAACTGGACGCCGGATTCTCCTACG atCAAGCCACATCCGACTGCTTCCAAAGAATACTTTGAGAAGGTAAATCAGTAG